Proteins encoded in a region of the Streptomyces sp. NBC_00310 genome:
- the macS gene encoding MacS family sensor histidine kinase, translating to MPKLERVMTMSVEQPLWRALTGYRVLTMIYAVGLFVSAYDKFERPWLAVAYFAVLAGWTLVTLPKVAGAASCTKRFLAADLTIAIVGILLTRLADSTARVEAGGPTLPSIWTAGAVLAFAIKGGWRWAAFASTLVAVANLIHRGAPTRDTIHNVLLVWVASIAIGYVVEVARASERTLARALEIEAATRERERLARDIHDGVLQVLAMVQRRGTALGGEAAELGRMAGEQEVALRTLVSGGLVPVSRVSEDAAQGALVRAVDEPDAADDGGPVDLRALLAPYAGALVTFSEPGGPVPLVPQAARELAAAVGAALDNVREHAGDGARAWILVEDWPDEIIVTVRDDGPGIPEGRLAQAEGEGRLGVALSIRGRLRDIGGTAELISVPGQGTEVELKVPRAAEGPEGVRGKAEKR from the coding sequence TGATCTACGCGGTCGGCCTCTTCGTCAGCGCGTACGACAAGTTCGAGCGCCCCTGGTTGGCCGTCGCCTACTTCGCGGTGCTGGCCGGCTGGACGCTGGTGACCCTGCCCAAGGTCGCGGGCGCGGCCAGCTGCACCAAGCGGTTCCTCGCCGCCGACCTCACCATCGCGATCGTCGGCATCCTGCTCACCCGGCTCGCCGACTCGACCGCGCGGGTGGAGGCCGGAGGCCCCACGCTGCCGTCGATATGGACCGCCGGCGCCGTCCTCGCCTTCGCCATCAAGGGCGGCTGGCGCTGGGCCGCGTTCGCCTCCACGCTCGTCGCCGTCGCCAACCTGATCCACCGGGGCGCCCCCACCCGGGACACCATCCACAACGTGCTGCTGGTCTGGGTCGCCTCCATCGCCATCGGTTACGTCGTCGAGGTCGCCCGCGCCTCCGAGCGCACCCTCGCCCGCGCCCTGGAGATCGAGGCCGCCACCCGCGAACGGGAACGCCTCGCCCGGGACATCCACGACGGCGTCCTCCAGGTCCTCGCCATGGTCCAGCGGCGCGGCACCGCCCTGGGCGGCGAGGCCGCCGAGCTGGGCCGGATGGCGGGCGAGCAGGAGGTCGCCCTGCGCACCCTGGTCTCCGGTGGCCTGGTCCCCGTCTCCCGCGTCTCGGAGGACGCGGCCCAGGGAGCGCTCGTACGGGCGGTGGACGAACCGGACGCGGCGGACGACGGGGGCCCCGTGGACCTGCGCGCCCTCCTCGCCCCGTACGCCGGCGCGCTGGTCACCTTCTCCGAGCCCGGCGGCCCGGTCCCGCTCGTCCCGCAGGCCGCCCGCGAGCTGGCGGCGGCCGTGGGGGCCGCCCTGGACAATGTGCGCGAGCACGCGGGAGACGGGGCCCGGGCCTGGATCCTGGTCGAGGACTGGCCGGACGAGATCATCGTGACCGTACGGGACGACGGCCCCGGCATCCCCGAGGGCCGGCTCGCCCAGGCCGAGGGCGAGGGCCGGCTCGGGGTGGCCCTCTCCATCCGGGGACGGCTGCGCGACATCGGCGGCACGGCCGAACTGATCTCGGTGCCGGGACAGGGCACGGAAGTCGAACTGAAGGTACCCAGGGCCGCGGAAGGGCCGGAGGGCGTACGGGGGAAGGCGGAGAAGCGGTGA